In Prescottella soli, a genomic segment contains:
- a CDS encoding IclR family transcriptional regulator: MISGVAESSEPSGRRSPPTERVVQVLDFLVARDEHRFGLSELARALSISKPTCLGILSELVSGGYLTRDPVSKTYGLGPALIAAGRAAQRGFAVGPIARAQLDKIAAEFGAVCTASAVVGDRVMILETVAPPGMTLGRTAARAGQAYPFAPPVGLMYVIWGGDDALEAWLRREPALPVVLDRGLLQRVVDDCRRTGYLVERLTPVGRKLFSLMAGVAGRDLPTELRELIGEMVSSLGERVYLGTETAVDVEYPVSLIAAPCYDADGHQSLVLTLDVGGSISGSEIARRGAALVAAADAVTAEVGGRRPVRP; encoded by the coding sequence CACCGAGCGGGTGGTCCAGGTGCTCGACTTCCTCGTCGCCCGCGACGAGCACCGCTTCGGCCTGTCCGAGCTGGCCAGAGCGCTGTCGATCAGCAAGCCGACCTGTCTCGGCATCCTCTCGGAACTCGTCTCGGGCGGATATCTCACCCGCGACCCGGTCTCGAAGACCTACGGCCTGGGACCGGCGCTCATTGCCGCGGGTCGCGCCGCTCAGCGCGGCTTCGCCGTCGGGCCGATCGCCCGCGCCCAACTCGACAAGATCGCCGCCGAGTTCGGCGCGGTGTGCACGGCGTCCGCGGTGGTGGGTGATCGGGTGATGATCCTCGAGACCGTCGCCCCGCCGGGGATGACGCTCGGGCGGACCGCGGCCCGGGCGGGACAGGCGTACCCGTTCGCGCCGCCTGTGGGCCTGATGTACGTGATCTGGGGTGGCGACGACGCCCTCGAGGCGTGGCTGCGGCGGGAGCCGGCGCTACCGGTGGTGCTCGATCGCGGCCTGCTGCAGCGCGTCGTCGACGACTGTCGGCGCACCGGATACCTCGTCGAGCGGCTCACCCCGGTCGGTCGCAAACTCTTCTCGCTCATGGCGGGCGTCGCCGGGCGGGACCTGCCGACCGAACTGCGCGAGCTGATCGGCGAGATGGTCTCGAGCCTCGGCGAGCGCGTCTACCTCGGCACCGAGACCGCGGTCGACGTCGAGTATCCGGTGAGTCTGATCGCCGCGCCGTGCTACGACGCCGACGGCCACCAGTCGCTGGTGCTGACGCTCGACGTCGGCGGCTCGATCAGCGGCTCGGAGATCGCCCGGCGGGGCGCGGCGCTCGTGGCCGCGGCGGATGCGGTGACGGCCGAGGTTGGCGGACGCCGCCCCGTCCGCCCCTGA